A genome region from Paludibacterium sp. B53371 includes the following:
- a CDS encoding flagellar motor protein — MDKISIIAIIGGFTAIIAGQAMEGGSVGSLLQLTAFMIVIGGTLSAVMLQSTPKQFMTGLRMLRWIISPPAFNHESMIREIINWSQSARRGGLLSLEGFVNMQRDPFTRKALQMLVDGGEPDTLRGVMEVEITMFEHARRQAAKIWESAGGYSPTMGILGAVLGLIHVMENLTDPSKLGAGIAVAFVATVYGVGSANLLFLPIGNKLKNIISGEVAMKELVVEGIVAIANGENPRIIETRLRGFLAMHE; from the coding sequence GTGGACAAGATCAGCATTATCGCCATCATCGGCGGTTTCACCGCCATCATCGCCGGCCAGGCCATGGAGGGCGGCAGCGTCGGCTCGCTGCTGCAACTGACGGCCTTCATGATCGTCATCGGCGGCACGCTCAGTGCCGTGATGCTGCAAAGTACTCCCAAGCAGTTCATGACAGGCCTGCGCATGCTGCGCTGGATCATCTCGCCCCCGGCATTCAATCACGAAAGCATGATCCGCGAGATCATCAACTGGAGCCAGAGCGCCCGCCGCGGCGGCTTGCTGTCGCTGGAAGGCTTCGTCAACATGCAGCGCGACCCGTTTACACGCAAGGCCCTGCAGATGCTGGTCGACGGCGGTGAGCCGGATACCCTGCGCGGGGTGATGGAAGTGGAAATCACCATGTTCGAACATGCCCGGCGCCAGGCGGCCAAGATCTGGGAGTCGGCCGGTGGCTACTCCCCCACCATGGGGATTCTGGGTGCGGTACTCGGCCTGATCCACGTGATGGAAAACCTGACTGACCCGTCCAAGCTGGGCGCGGGGATTGCGGTGGCCTTCGTGGCCACCGTCTATGGGGTCGGCTCGGCCAACCTGCTGTTCCTGCCGATCGGCAACAAGCTGAAGAACATCATCTCCGGAGAAGTGGCGATGAAAGAGCTGGTGGTGGAAGGCATCGTGGCCATCGCCAACGGGGAAAACCCGCGCATCATCGAAACCCGTCTGCGCGGCTTCCTCGCCATGCACGAATAA
- a CDS encoding exonuclease domain-containing protein, translated as MPFPRPFAIVDLETTGGHLSRDRITEIGIILVDGEQVERFSSLVNPGQPIPAFIQNMTGISDAMVAQAPDFADLAQAVHQRLSGRLLIAHNVRFDYGVLKNEFKRLGMRLQNETLCTVKLSRKLYPGHYKHNLDAVMARHGITLPERHRALADAEAVFRFLQAASTEQGRDCVLAAAEALMAQSAPPAGMDADTFDALPDVPGVYCIHDRHGLPLYVGQDGNIRRGVLAHYTPGNGKVLQLGEEAGRIEWTETLGEFGTALEYLLQLKTRRPRLNPKGRMASEVCTLSLQAAEDGFVRAEIVSGAALLPDGQMRRYGLFRSAREARKALKDLAESQGLCQWVLGVERVTSRKGQPCDGRGKGRCQGACIGLEAASAHNARLVKALERLTQRDWPHAGAIAIVERDEVSGKALEHHFDHWCYLGSREAGRGGPLSGPVLLDPDVVKLLTAYFRSPAAGTHVVALA; from the coding sequence ATGCCATTTCCCCGCCCATTTGCCATTGTTGACCTCGAAACCACCGGGGGTCATTTGTCGCGTGACCGCATTACCGAGATCGGGATCATCCTGGTCGACGGGGAGCAGGTCGAGCGGTTTTCTTCGCTGGTGAATCCCGGTCAGCCGATTCCGGCTTTTATCCAGAACATGACCGGCATCAGCGATGCCATGGTGGCGCAGGCCCCGGACTTTGCCGATCTGGCGCAGGCCGTGCATCAGCGTCTGTCCGGCAGGCTGCTGATCGCGCATAACGTGCGTTTCGACTATGGCGTGCTGAAAAACGAGTTCAAGCGCCTCGGCATGCGCCTGCAGAATGAGACCCTGTGCACCGTCAAGCTGTCGCGCAAACTCTATCCCGGTCACTACAAGCATAATCTGGATGCCGTCATGGCGCGCCATGGCATTACGCTGCCCGAGCGGCATCGCGCCCTGGCTGATGCCGAGGCGGTTTTCCGCTTCTTGCAGGCCGCCAGTACCGAACAGGGGCGGGACTGTGTCCTGGCCGCGGCCGAAGCGCTGATGGCGCAGAGTGCCCCGCCGGCCGGCATGGATGCCGATACCTTCGATGCCTTGCCGGATGTTCCCGGCGTGTATTGCATTCATGACCGGCATGGCCTGCCACTGTATGTCGGGCAGGATGGCAATATCCGGCGTGGCGTACTGGCACATTACACCCCGGGCAATGGCAAGGTGCTGCAGCTGGGGGAGGAGGCTGGCCGTATTGAGTGGACGGAAACGCTGGGCGAGTTTGGCACGGCGCTGGAATATCTGCTGCAGCTCAAGACCCGCCGTCCGCGTCTGAACCCCAAGGGGCGCATGGCCAGCGAGGTGTGTACCCTGAGCCTGCAGGCGGCGGAAGACGGCTTTGTCCGCGCGGAGATCGTGTCCGGCGCGGCTTTGCTGCCGGACGGTCAGATGCGCCGCTACGGCTTGTTCCGCTCTGCGCGCGAAGCCCGAAAGGCACTGAAGGATCTGGCCGAATCCCAGGGCTTGTGTCAGTGGGTACTGGGAGTCGAGCGGGTCACCAGCCGCAAGGGCCAGCCCTGCGACGGTCGCGGCAAGGGGCGTTGTCAGGGCGCCTGTATTGGCCTTGAGGCTGCTTCAGCGCACAACGCCCGTCTGGTCAAGGCGCTGGAGCGTCTGACGCAGCGCGACTGGCCGCATGCCGGAGCCATTGCCATCGTCGAGCGCGATGAGGTCAGCGGCAAGGCACTTGAGCATCATTTCGATCACTGGTGTTATCTGGGCAGTCGCGAGGCGGGCAGGGGCGGGCCGCTGAGCGGACCGGTGCTGCTCGATCCGGATGTGGTGAAGCTGTTGACGGCATATTTCAGAAGCCCGGCTGCGGGGACGCATGTCGTGGCGCTGGCCTGA
- a CDS encoding alanine/ornithine racemase family PLP-dependent enzyme: MSPHTSLPCLCVDLDKIRHNTRLMAQHCHEAGIQLAAVVKLMRGAPQVARALRESGVDLLADSRLSNLQRLADSGLPRLLLRLPSLHQVDEVVMHSEISLNSEAVTLQALSEAACRLRREHQVIVMQDLGDLREGCWDEEETLQLARLTCQLPGLRLAGIGANLACYGGVAPSVDNQQRLVRLAQHIRETLQCECPVVSGCNSAASFMLLDHTLPSGINQLRLGASLLMGIGLNDLPIPGLVQDAMRLQAEIIECRAKPSVPLNSTALDAFGHRPVFEDRGIRQRALCALGKQDVSFSEITPLDPGIRIIGGSSDHLILDVSDASHPYRVGDSVGFSLSYAGTLQCMTSDDIQKVYLH, encoded by the coding sequence ATGAGCCCCCACACCTCCCTGCCCTGCCTGTGCGTCGATCTGGACAAAATCCGCCATAACACCCGCCTGATGGCGCAGCACTGCCACGAAGCCGGCATCCAGCTGGCCGCGGTGGTCAAGCTGATGCGTGGAGCCCCCCAAGTGGCGCGGGCATTGCGCGAATCCGGCGTGGACCTGCTGGCTGATTCGCGCCTGTCCAACCTGCAGCGTCTGGCCGACAGCGGTCTGCCGCGCCTGCTGCTGCGGCTGCCCTCCCTGCACCAGGTCGACGAGGTGGTGATGCACAGCGAGATCTCGCTCAACAGCGAAGCCGTCACCTTGCAGGCCCTGTCCGAGGCCGCCTGCCGTCTGCGTCGCGAACATCAGGTGATCGTCATGCAGGATCTGGGCGATCTGCGTGAAGGGTGCTGGGACGAAGAAGAGACCCTGCAGCTGGCACGCCTGACCTGCCAGCTGCCCGGGCTGCGCCTGGCGGGCATTGGCGCCAATCTGGCCTGTTACGGCGGGGTCGCCCCGTCGGTCGACAACCAGCAACGCCTGGTTCGTCTGGCACAGCATATTCGCGAAACACTGCAGTGCGAGTGCCCGGTCGTTTCCGGCTGCAACTCGGCGGCCAGTTTCATGCTGCTGGACCACACGCTGCCGTCCGGCATCAATCAGTTGCGGCTGGGCGCCTCCCTGCTGATGGGGATTGGCCTGAATGATCTGCCGATTCCCGGCCTGGTGCAGGATGCCATGCGGCTGCAAGCCGAAATCATCGAGTGCCGAGCCAAGCCCTCGGTGCCGCTCAACAGCACCGCGCTGGACGCCTTCGGCCACAGGCCGGTGTTTGAAGATCGCGGCATCCGCCAGCGCGCACTATGTGCCCTGGGCAAGCAGGATGTGTCATTCAGCGAAATCACCCCGCTGGACCCCGGCATCCGTATCATCGGCGGCAGTAGTGACCACCTGATCCTGGACGTCAGCGATGCCAGCCATCCTTACCGGGTGGGCGACAGCGTGGGCTTCTCGCTCAGTTATGCCGGCACTTTGCAGTGCATGACTTCTGACGACATCCAGAAGGTATACTTGCACTAA
- a CDS encoding LysR family transcriptional regulator: MRLDNFDIRLLRLFVCIVDCGGFSAAQPKLGLSQSAISTKMNDLETRLGLTLCLRGRKGFQLTTEGQQVYEATLDLLKRIEHYEEEVGEMRRVAFGHVRIGLSDNIATHPGCKLHDALRRFCQQCPKVTLTLEVCDATRIETLLLQGELDIGVASSEKHLPGLSYQPLFSETQQLYAAAGHPVFGLEKPCARDILAFPIAGRGKSHPVTPLCQSMGLQAQAASTHMEGTLHLLLSQAFIGYLPDHYAQDWVARGILKRLPTPELDYVAEFHLLQARFAAHSQASELLIAEILASQQAAEGHGFRSDSSARS; the protein is encoded by the coding sequence ATGCGCCTAGACAATTTCGATATCCGGCTTCTGCGTCTGTTTGTCTGCATCGTCGACTGTGGCGGCTTCTCGGCCGCCCAGCCCAAGCTCGGTCTGAGCCAGTCGGCGATCAGCACCAAGATGAACGATCTGGAAACCCGCCTCGGCCTGACCCTGTGCCTGCGCGGACGCAAGGGGTTTCAGCTGACGACCGAGGGACAGCAGGTCTATGAGGCGACGCTGGATCTGCTCAAGCGCATTGAACACTATGAAGAGGAAGTGGGCGAAATGCGCCGGGTGGCGTTCGGTCATGTCCGCATCGGCCTGTCGGACAACATCGCCACGCACCCGGGCTGCAAGCTGCACGACGCCTTGCGCCGCTTCTGCCAGCAATGCCCCAAGGTCACGCTGACCCTGGAAGTCTGTGACGCCACCCGCATCGAAACCCTGCTGCTGCAGGGCGAACTGGATATCGGGGTGGCCTCGAGTGAAAAGCATCTGCCCGGGCTGAGTTACCAGCCCCTGTTCAGCGAAACCCAGCAATTGTACGCCGCGGCAGGCCATCCGGTATTCGGGCTGGAGAAGCCCTGTGCACGCGACATTCTGGCCTTTCCCATCGCGGGACGCGGCAAATCCCATCCGGTCACGCCGCTGTGCCAGAGCATGGGCTTGCAGGCCCAGGCGGCATCAACCCATATGGAAGGCACGCTGCACCTGCTGCTGTCGCAAGCCTTCATCGGCTATCTGCCTGATCACTACGCGCAGGACTGGGTGGCGCGCGGCATTCTGAAACGCCTGCCCACCCCGGAGCTGGACTATGTGGCCGAATTTCATCTGCTGCAGGCACGCTTTGCCGCGCACTCGCAGGCCAGCGAACTACTGATCGCCGAAATCCTGGCAAGCCAGCAAGCCGCAGAGGGACACGGATTCAGAAGCGATAGCTCAGCGAGGTCATGA
- the coq7 gene encoding 2-polyprenyl-3-methyl-6-methoxy-1,4-benzoquinone monooxygenase, translated as MFDKLITEFDQGLRTLFAPARSVRPHPDACVEEVELSAEEKRHALGLMRVNHCGEICAQALYQGQALTARDPAARQALRQAAQEEEEHLAWTAQRVQELGGRVSLFNPLWYGGSLAIGVVAGVLGDKWNLGFLEETEHQVTAHLEGHLAQLPPQDGKSRAIVAQMRDDERRHAEMAHDFGAARLPLPVRQAMKLSSKVMTSLSYRF; from the coding sequence ATGTTCGACAAGCTGATTACCGAATTCGATCAGGGATTGCGTACCCTGTTTGCGCCTGCCCGCAGCGTGCGTCCCCATCCGGATGCCTGCGTGGAGGAGGTCGAGTTGTCGGCGGAGGAAAAGCGCCATGCGCTCGGGCTGATGCGCGTCAATCACTGTGGCGAGATCTGCGCCCAGGCGCTGTATCAGGGCCAGGCGCTGACGGCACGTGACCCGGCTGCGCGGCAGGCCTTGCGCCAGGCCGCGCAGGAAGAAGAAGAACATCTGGCCTGGACCGCGCAGCGTGTCCAGGAGCTCGGCGGCCGGGTCAGTCTGTTCAATCCGCTGTGGTATGGCGGTTCGCTGGCCATCGGCGTGGTGGCCGGTGTGCTGGGGGACAAATGGAATCTCGGTTTTCTCGAGGAAACCGAGCATCAGGTGACGGCCCATCTGGAAGGGCATCTGGCCCAGTTGCCGCCACAGGATGGCAAGAGTCGCGCCATTGTGGCGCAGATGCGGGATGATGAGCGCCGTCATGCCGAGATGGCGCATGATTTCGGTGCGGCACGCCTGCCTTTGCCCGTCCGTCAGGCCATGAAACTCAGCTCGAAGGTCATGACCTCGCTGAGCTATCGCTTCTGA
- the ppa gene encoding inorganic diphosphatase, whose translation MDLKHIPAGKDMPNDFNVVIEISANGAPIKYELDKDSGAIFVDRFMGTSMFYPANYGFVPNTLSGDGDPVDVLVVTPFPLPPGVVVRCRALGLIKMEDESGIDAKVVAVPVEKLCPMYKAVQKLEDLPELLRNQMVHFFEHYKDLEKGKWVKVQGWGTLDDATAELKNGVANYKG comes from the coding sequence ATGGACCTGAAGCACATCCCCGCCGGCAAGGACATGCCGAACGATTTCAATGTCGTGATCGAAATCTCCGCCAATGGCGCACCGATCAAATACGAACTGGACAAGGATTCCGGCGCCATCTTTGTCGACCGCTTCATGGGTACCTCGATGTTCTACCCGGCCAACTATGGCTTTGTACCGAACACCCTGTCCGGTGATGGCGACCCGGTCGACGTGCTGGTCGTGACCCCGTTCCCGCTGCCGCCGGGCGTGGTCGTGCGCTGTCGCGCCCTGGGCCTGATCAAGATGGAAGATGAATCCGGCATCGACGCCAAGGTCGTGGCCGTTCCGGTCGAGAAGCTGTGCCCGATGTACAAGGCCGTACAGAAGCTGGAAGACCTGCCGGAACTGCTGCGCAACCAGATGGTGCATTTCTTCGAGCACTACAAGGATCTGGAAAAGGGCAAGTGGGTCAAGGTTCAGGGCTGGGGCACGCTGGACGATGCCACCGCCGAACTCAAGAACGGCGTTGCCAACTACAAGGGCTGA
- a CDS encoding 6-phosphogluconate dehydrogenase, with protein sequence MKITVLGNAEHDQWFARRLQARGFAVSMAHQSEHPFTHLAGAQAGPGLLADSVLIDTGPGSIEARHRMAAHCSEAGLGYAELAGQWQALGVPFGFALFVGTDPDTRDALTPLLDALAPQAGAWLPAGPAASARFAAQVFDALSMACALACQAGWSQPGQLPHTPDWGAFFLQQQQLADKLLALSQHYLSLFPDETGAESQDPWQQLAHFSHPPREQEHFSANLARLIVLALSQREAQQAIFTRLMPGAG encoded by the coding sequence GTGAAAATCACCGTTCTGGGGAATGCCGAACATGATCAGTGGTTCGCCCGCCGACTGCAAGCCCGTGGCTTCGCCGTATCCATGGCACATCAAAGCGAGCACCCGTTCACCCACCTTGCCGGGGCGCAGGCAGGCCCCGGACTGCTGGCGGATAGTGTGCTGATCGACACCGGCCCGGGCAGTATCGAGGCACGCCATCGCATGGCCGCGCACTGCAGCGAAGCCGGTCTGGGCTATGCCGAGCTGGCGGGGCAATGGCAGGCACTGGGCGTACCGTTCGGCTTTGCGCTGTTTGTCGGTACCGACCCGGATACTCGCGATGCACTGACGCCACTGCTGGATGCGCTCGCGCCTCAGGCCGGTGCCTGGCTGCCGGCCGGACCGGCTGCCAGCGCCCGCTTCGCCGCCCAGGTCTTCGATGCGCTGTCCATGGCATGTGCCCTGGCCTGCCAGGCCGGCTGGTCACAGCCCGGCCAGCTGCCGCACACCCCGGACTGGGGGGCATTCTTCCTGCAGCAGCAGCAACTGGCGGACAAACTGCTGGCACTATCACAGCACTATCTCTCACTATTCCCGGACGAAACCGGTGCCGAATCGCAAGACCCCTGGCAACAATTGGCGCATTTCAGCCATCCGCCGCGCGAACAGGAACACTTCTCCGCCAACCTGGCACGACTGATCGTGCTGGCACTTTCCCAGCGCGAGGCACAACAGGCCATTTTCACCAGACTGATGCCGGGCGCCGGCTGA
- a CDS encoding phasin family protein produces the protein MSFNTQEFSAIGQAQFDKAVRLSSIVLTGAERLATLQLDLTRKLLADQAQTFKALAEVKDPKGLVELQSSLAQPTIDQAFAVARNVYDAAVATQNELSAFLEEQVAENNKTLISSLDRLAKNAPAGSDIAVSALKTLVNQSSAAFDSVSKTAKKVGAEIAEASVQAATNSAKAASAAVARNTKKPAASAGA, from the coding sequence ATGTCGTTCAACACTCAGGAATTCTCTGCTATTGGGCAAGCGCAGTTTGACAAAGCTGTGCGCCTGTCCTCCATCGTACTGACCGGCGCCGAGCGCCTGGCTACCCTGCAACTGGATCTGACCCGCAAGCTGCTGGCGGATCAGGCGCAGACTTTCAAGGCCCTGGCCGAAGTGAAAGACCCGAAGGGTCTGGTGGAACTGCAGTCCTCGCTGGCGCAGCCGACCATCGACCAGGCTTTTGCTGTTGCCCGCAATGTCTATGACGCTGCCGTAGCAACCCAGAATGAACTGTCGGCCTTCCTGGAAGAGCAGGTTGCCGAAAACAACAAGACGCTGATCAGCTCGCTGGATCGCCTGGCCAAGAATGCGCCGGCAGGTTCCGATATCGCTGTCAGCGCCCTGAAGACGCTGGTCAACCAGTCCAGCGCTGCGTTCGACAGCGTCTCCAAGACCGCCAAGAAGGTTGGTGCCGAGATCGCCGAAGCCAGCGTTCAGGCTGCGACCAACTCGGCCAAGGCTGCTTCTGCTGCCGTGGCTCGCAATACCAAGAAGCCGGCTGCCTCTGCCGGTGCCTGA
- the minC gene encoding septum site-determining protein MinC, whose product MSQAANNTFDIKSASLDVLALIPRTADLEALGQALAQRFGQQGARDEAFILDLEGIEQPQQLDLARLLPLLSQHGLRVVGLRHPDPALAELATRHQLPYLGELARSEKPVAAAPVSEAPRAIAASAPEPVVTPTMLIERPVRAGQQIYAKGANLVVLAMVSAGAEIIADGDIHVYAPLRGRALAGARGNTAARIFVRSMEAELVSIAGVYRTIEQALPDSIRAKATQIFLENERLVMTALGE is encoded by the coding sequence ATGAGCCAAGCAGCAAACAATACATTCGACATCAAGTCTGCCAGCCTGGATGTGCTGGCGCTGATTCCGCGCACCGCCGATCTGGAAGCCCTCGGCCAGGCACTGGCCCAACGCTTCGGCCAGCAGGGGGCGCGCGACGAAGCCTTCATTCTCGACCTGGAGGGCATCGAGCAACCGCAACAGCTCGACCTGGCCCGCCTGCTGCCCCTGCTCAGCCAGCATGGCCTGCGCGTGGTTGGCCTGCGCCATCCGGACCCGGCCCTGGCCGAACTGGCCACCCGGCACCAGTTGCCCTACCTGGGCGAACTGGCGCGCAGCGAAAAACCGGTTGCCGCCGCCCCGGTCAGCGAAGCACCACGCGCGATCGCCGCCAGTGCCCCGGAACCCGTGGTCACGCCGACCATGCTGATCGAACGCCCGGTGCGTGCCGGGCAGCAGATCTATGCCAAGGGCGCCAATCTGGTGGTGCTGGCCATGGTCAGCGCCGGTGCCGAAATCATCGCCGACGGCGACATCCATGTGTACGCTCCCTTGCGTGGCCGCGCCCTGGCGGGTGCACGCGGCAACACCGCCGCCCGCATCTTCGTGCGCAGCATGGAAGCCGAACTGGTATCGATTGCCGGTGTTTATCGCACCATCGAACAAGCCCTGCCCGACAGCATCCGGGCCAAGGCAACACAGATTTTCCTGGAGAACGAGCGCCTGGTCATGACCGCGCTCGGCGAATAA
- the minD gene encoding septum site-determining protein MinD, producing MAKIIVVTSGKGGVGKTTTSASFASGLALNGHKTAVIDFDVGLRNLDLIMGCERRVVYDLINVVNKEATLNQALIKDKNCDNLYILPASQTRDKDALTEEGVEQVLKELAEMNFEYIVCDSPAGIEKGALLALYYADEALIVTNPEVSSVRDSDRILGILSAKSKRALEGREPVKEHLLLTRYSPARVEKGEMLSVDDVKEILRVPLIGVIPESQVVLQASNAGNPAIHMKGTDVADAYADVVSRFLGRDCPMRFLDAPKAGLLKRLFGG from the coding sequence GTGGCAAAAATCATTGTCGTGACTTCGGGCAAGGGCGGCGTCGGCAAGACGACCACCAGCGCCAGCTTTGCCTCCGGCCTGGCTCTCAACGGCCACAAAACGGCCGTGATCGACTTCGACGTCGGTCTGCGCAACCTCGACCTGATCATGGGCTGCGAGCGACGCGTGGTTTATGACCTGATCAACGTGGTCAACAAAGAAGCCACCTTGAACCAGGCGCTGATCAAGGACAAGAACTGCGACAATCTGTACATCCTGCCGGCCTCGCAAACGCGGGACAAGGATGCCCTTACCGAAGAAGGCGTCGAACAGGTTCTGAAAGAACTGGCCGAGATGAACTTCGAGTACATCGTCTGCGACTCCCCGGCCGGTATCGAAAAGGGTGCCCTGCTGGCGCTGTACTATGCCGACGAGGCACTGATCGTCACCAACCCGGAAGTCTCCTCGGTACGTGACTCTGACCGTATCCTCGGCATTCTGTCGGCCAAGTCCAAGCGTGCGCTGGAAGGTCGCGAGCCGGTCAAGGAGCACCTGCTGCTGACCCGCTACTCCCCCGCTCGGGTTGAAAAGGGTGAAATGCTGTCGGTCGACGACGTGAAGGAAATCCTGCGCGTGCCGCTGATCGGCGTCATCCCCGAATCGCAAGTGGTCCTGCAGGCGTCGAACGCCGGCAATCCGGCCATCCACATGAAAGGCACCGATGTCGCCGATGCTTATGCCGACGTGGTGTCCCGTTTCCTGGGCAGAGACTGCCCGATGCGCTTCCTCGATGCACCGAAGGCCGGTCTCCTCAAGCGCTTGTTTGGGGGCTAA
- the minE gene encoding cell division topological specificity factor MinE: MTLIERIFGKRQKSADIARERLQIILAHERSGRGAGTTPDYLPALQRELVEVISKYVSINQDDIKVQLERQDNFEVLEVNIVLPEKNR, from the coding sequence ATGACGCTCATTGAAAGAATCTTTGGTAAACGCCAGAAGTCGGCCGATATCGCCCGTGAACGCCTGCAGATCATTCTGGCGCACGAGCGCAGCGGACGCGGTGCCGGCACCACGCCGGACTACCTGCCGGCGCTGCAGCGCGAACTGGTCGAAGTGATCTCCAAGTACGTGTCGATCAACCAGGATGACATCAAGGTCCAACTGGAACGCCAGGACAACTTTGAAGTCCTGGAGGTCAACATCGTCCTGCCGGAAAAGAATCGCTGA